A region of Faecalibacterium taiwanense DNA encodes the following proteins:
- the pyrE gene encoding orotate phosphoribosyltransferase encodes MSEALEILKSCDAFLEGHFLLSSGRHSSAYCQMAYLQQYPDRCAEVMKTVADKVKEMDVDVIVGPAMGGIVYAYELARQTGKRAIFTERVDNVMTLKRFAIHPGEKCLIAEDVVTTGISSLETKRVIEENGGICVGITCVVDRTKPEAPSPIPIVASALKLDLPNYAPEECPICKEGKLPLVHLGSRKMKQEAKQTL; translated from the coding sequence ATGAGTGAAGCACTTGAGATCCTGAAGAGCTGTGACGCGTTCCTGGAAGGCCACTTCCTGCTGTCCTCCGGCCGCCATTCCAGCGCATACTGCCAGATGGCTTATCTGCAGCAGTACCCCGACCGCTGCGCCGAGGTGATGAAGACCGTGGCAGATAAGGTCAAGGAAATGGACGTGGATGTGATCGTCGGCCCGGCCATGGGCGGCATCGTGTACGCCTACGAGCTGGCCCGCCAGACCGGCAAGCGCGCCATCTTCACCGAGCGCGTGGACAATGTGATGACCCTGAAGCGCTTCGCCATCCACCCGGGTGAGAAGTGCCTCATCGCTGAGGACGTGGTCACCACCGGTATCTCCTCTCTGGAGACCAAGCGCGTGATCGAAGAGAACGGCGGCATCTGCGTGGGCATCACCTGCGTGGTGGACCGCACCAAGCCCGAGGCTCCGTCTCCCATTCCCATCGTGGCAAGCGCCCTCAAGCTGGACCTGCCCAACTACGCACCGGAAGAGTGCCCCATCTGCAAGGAAGGCAAGCTGCCGCTGGTGCATCTGGGCAGCCGCAAGATGAAGCAGGAAGCAAAGCAGACCCTGTAA
- a CDS encoding HU family DNA-binding protein, with protein sequence MTRSQMIETVARKTGFTEAQVETTMDAMFDQIADCLRADEKVTIAGFGRFEMRPRKPKAYTNPKTKVSSRLESTSIPGFKASGRFKQKLEAGKAAKTEEAV encoded by the coding sequence ATGACCCGTTCCCAGATGATCGAGACTGTGGCACGCAAGACCGGCTTCACCGAAGCACAGGTCGAGACCACGATGGATGCAATGTTTGACCAGATCGCCGACTGCCTGCGCGCAGACGAGAAGGTGACCATCGCAGGCTTTGGCCGTTTTGAGATGCGTCCCCGCAAGCCCAAGGCCTACACCAACCCCAAGACCAAGGTTTCCAGCCGTCTGGAGTCCACCTCCATCCCCGGCTTCAAGGCCAGCGGCCGCTTCAAGCAGAAGCTGGAAGCAGGCAAGGCTGCCAAGACTGAGGAAGCTGTCTGA
- a CDS encoding CPBP family intramembrane glutamic endopeptidase yields the protein MTTKEKQGFGLYFLLAFGLAWLCQVGGCMVLLQKQNAVLYQLALVATMLCPLLAVLLVQKVFLRQPTGIGWKVQGKRRYWLAAWFGPAVFTVLAAVLYFAVFPHRLDLSGSWLAAAYGGEMDAQTLRRELGVSNLSYMLETGLFAVTLAPVINMFAALGEEAGWRGYMMPHLKAQLGLLNGRLLGGVIWGVWHWPLMLLVGYEYGTNYLGAPVLGLFVWCIVCFALNTLLDWLYEKTGCIWVPSIAHGAFNAVAALFVVLTNPADSYYNVLGPAPIGLIGMLPMLAAAVWLTLRRS from the coding sequence ATGACCACAAAAGAAAAGCAGGGCTTCGGCCTTTATTTCCTGTTAGCATTTGGTCTGGCATGGCTGTGTCAGGTCGGCGGCTGCATGGTGCTGCTGCAAAAGCAGAATGCCGTGCTGTATCAGTTGGCGCTGGTCGCCACCATGCTCTGCCCGCTGCTGGCGGTGCTGCTGGTGCAAAAGGTCTTTCTGCGCCAGCCCACCGGCATCGGCTGGAAGGTGCAGGGCAAGCGCCGCTACTGGCTGGCGGCGTGGTTCGGCCCGGCGGTATTTACGGTGCTGGCCGCAGTGCTCTATTTTGCGGTGTTCCCGCATCGACTGGACCTCTCCGGCAGCTGGCTGGCAGCGGCCTACGGCGGCGAGATGGACGCTCAGACCCTGCGCAGGGAGCTGGGCGTATCCAACCTCAGCTACATGCTGGAAACAGGTCTGTTCGCGGTCACGCTGGCTCCGGTCATCAATATGTTCGCAGCTTTGGGTGAGGAAGCCGGCTGGCGCGGGTATATGATGCCTCACCTGAAGGCGCAGCTCGGCCTGCTCAACGGCCGCCTGCTGGGCGGCGTGATCTGGGGTGTCTGGCACTGGCCGCTGATGCTGCTGGTGGGCTACGAATACGGCACCAACTATTTGGGTGCGCCGGTGCTGGGCCTTTTCGTGTGGTGCATAGTCTGCTTTGCGCTCAATACCCTGTTGGACTGGCTCTATGAAAAGACCGGGTGCATCTGGGTTCCGTCCATTGCGCACGGCGCGTTCAATGCGGTGGCAGCGCTGTTTGTGGTTCTGACGAACCCGGCAGACAGCTATTACAATGTATTGGGCCCGGCACCCATTGGCCTGATCGGAATGCTGCCCATGCTGGCTGCTGCAGTCTGGCTGACCCTGCGAAGATCCTGA
- a CDS encoding heavy metal-binding domain-containing protein, whose translation MLIVTINEVPGKKLEALGVVRGSTVQSRNLGHDLMAGFRTLVGGEVTDYADMLTEARQIATGRMVKDAEALGADAVVGMRYASASVMQGAAEVIAYGTAVKFV comes from the coding sequence ATGCTTATCGTAACTATTAACGAAGTGCCCGGCAAAAAGCTGGAAGCGCTGGGCGTGGTGCGCGGCAGCACGGTGCAGAGCCGCAATCTGGGCCACGATCTGATGGCGGGGTTCCGCACGCTGGTGGGCGGTGAAGTGACCGACTATGCGGATATGCTCACCGAAGCCCGGCAGATCGCCACAGGACGCATGGTCAAGGATGCAGAGGCCCTTGGTGCGGATGCAGTTGTAGGGATGCGCTACGCTTCCGCCAGCGTCATGCAGGGCGCAGCAGAGGTTATTGCTTATGGAACGGCGGTGAAGTTCGTATGA
- a CDS encoding carbamoyl phosphate synthase small subunit codes for MNAYLLLANGMVFAGQSVGAEGVTVGEVVFATGMVGFQETLTDPSYYGQIITQTYPLIGNYGMNKDDMESDRIWAKGYIVREACTTPSNWRCEETLDSFLKKNNTIGIEGIDTRHLTRIIRESGVMNGAILTTFDPADPANKAETEALLAQIRAYAVTDAVKNVTCEKPEVFNPQGETHIVLMHYGCKRNIVRCLVKRGCKVTVMPAFATAEEIKAPAPDGIMLSNGPGDPAEPVEVIENLKHIFELNIPTFGICLGHQLSALAAGAKTMKLKYGHRGANQPVTDFESGRTFITSQNHGYAVVGDELPAEMGEVAQVNANDGTCEGIKYKKWNCFTVQFHPEANGGPKDTEFLFDRFLNNVKAAKKEAR; via the coding sequence ATGAACGCATATCTTCTTTTGGCAAATGGCATGGTCTTTGCCGGCCAGTCGGTGGGTGCCGAGGGTGTCACCGTGGGCGAGGTGGTCTTTGCCACCGGCATGGTGGGCTTTCAGGAGACCCTGACCGACCCCAGCTACTATGGCCAGATCATCACCCAGACCTACCCCCTTATCGGCAACTACGGCATGAATAAGGACGACATGGAGTCCGACCGCATCTGGGCAAAGGGCTACATCGTGCGCGAGGCCTGCACCACCCCCTCCAACTGGCGCTGCGAGGAAACGCTGGACAGCTTTTTGAAAAAGAACAACACCATCGGCATTGAGGGCATCGACACCCGCCACCTGACCCGCATCATCCGCGAGAGCGGTGTGATGAACGGTGCCATCCTGACCACCTTCGACCCCGCCGACCCGGCCAACAAGGCCGAGACCGAGGCTCTGCTGGCTCAGATCCGCGCCTACGCCGTCACCGATGCGGTGAAGAATGTTACCTGTGAAAAGCCCGAGGTGTTCAACCCGCAGGGCGAGACCCATATCGTGCTGATGCACTACGGTTGCAAACGCAACATCGTGCGCTGCCTTGTCAAGCGCGGCTGCAAGGTGACGGTCATGCCCGCCTTTGCAACGGCAGAGGAAATCAAGGCCCCTGCTCCGGACGGCATCATGCTGTCCAATGGTCCCGGCGACCCGGCGGAACCCGTGGAGGTCATCGAGAACCTCAAGCACATCTTTGAGCTGAACATCCCCACCTTCGGCATCTGTCTGGGCCACCAGCTGAGTGCTCTGGCAGCCGGTGCCAAGACCATGAAGCTCAAATACGGCCACCGCGGTGCCAACCAGCCTGTGACCGACTTTGAGTCCGGCCGCACCTTCATCACCAGCCAGAACCACGGCTACGCTGTGGTGGGCGACGAGCTGCCCGCCGAGATGGGCGAGGTGGCACAGGTGAACGCCAACGACGGCACCTGTGAGGGCATCAAGTACAAGAAGTGGAACTGCTTTACCGTGCAGTTCCACCCGGAAGCAAACGGCGGCCCCAAGGATACCGAGTTTCTGTTCGACCGCTTCCTGAACAACGTCAAAGCAGCAAAAAAGGAGGCACGCTGA
- a CDS encoding DEAD/DEAH box helicase, protein MLYSELQCSDAIHKAVERMGFAEMTEIQEKTIPVMMAGYDVIAKAPTGTGKTCAFGIPVAEHILPENKYPQAVIMAPTRELAQQIAQELEELTYFMPEVQVACVYGGANMEKQAKRLAEGCQIVVATPGRLMDHYKHHSIDISHVTQIVLDEADEMLNMGFYKDVRHIIEMMKARKSLSMFSATISREVMDIGWLYQHNAEEITVQPREESQPKITQYMLETSGRNKLSDLAQIIIGENYKRVMVFCDTKFNTATLANQLARLGFSVDCLHGDLSQKERNQIMQNFRDGKLAILVATDVAARGIDVSDVDAVINYDVPSENEHYTHRIGRTGRAKKEGVSYLFYVPEEKKRVQELLRLTRNTDLCTPVHFDFNHEHIVVEKKQDSADRFQIKCYF, encoded by the coding sequence ATGCTTTACAGTGAGTTGCAGTGCAGCGATGCCATCCACAAGGCCGTGGAGCGCATGGGCTTTGCCGAAATGACCGAAATTCAGGAAAAGACCATCCCCGTCATGATGGCGGGCTATGACGTGATCGCAAAAGCCCCCACCGGCACCGGCAAGACCTGTGCCTTCGGCATCCCGGTGGCGGAGCATATCTTACCGGAAAACAAGTACCCGCAGGCCGTGATCATGGCCCCCACCCGGGAGCTGGCCCAGCAGATCGCGCAGGAGCTGGAAGAGCTGACCTATTTCATGCCCGAAGTGCAGGTGGCCTGCGTGTACGGCGGTGCCAACATGGAAAAGCAGGCAAAGCGCCTTGCCGAGGGCTGCCAGATCGTGGTGGCAACGCCGGGCCGTCTGATGGACCACTACAAGCACCATTCCATTGATATCTCCCATGTGACCCAGATCGTGCTGGACGAGGCCGACGAAATGCTGAACATGGGCTTCTATAAGGATGTGCGGCATATCATTGAAATGATGAAGGCCCGCAAGTCCCTTTCCATGTTCTCGGCCACCATCAGCCGCGAGGTAATGGACATCGGCTGGCTGTACCAGCACAACGCTGAGGAGATCACTGTCCAGCCCCGTGAGGAGAGCCAGCCCAAGATCACCCAGTACATGCTGGAGACCTCCGGCCGCAACAAGCTTTCCGACCTTGCACAGATCATCATTGGTGAGAACTACAAGCGTGTGATGGTGTTCTGCGATACCAAGTTCAACACTGCCACTCTGGCCAATCAGCTGGCACGGCTGGGCTTCTCGGTGGACTGCCTGCACGGCGACCTCTCCCAGAAGGAGCGCAACCAGATCATGCAGAACTTCCGGGACGGCAAGCTGGCCATTCTGGTAGCCACCGACGTTGCCGCCCGCGGCATCGATGTTTCGGATGTGGATGCCGTGATCAACTACGATGTGCCCAGTGAGAACGAACATTACACCCACCGCATCGGCCGCACCGGCCGTGCCAAAAAGGAGGGCGTGAGCTACCTGTTCTATGTGCCGGAGGAGAAAAAGCGGGTGCAGGAACTGCTGCGCCTGACCCGCAATACCGACCTGTGCACCCCGGTGCACTTCGACTTCAACCATGAGCACATTGTGGTGGAGAAAAAGCAGGACAGCGCCGACCGGTTCCAGATCAAGTGCTACTTCTGA
- the carB gene encoding carbamoyl-phosphate synthase large subunit produces the protein MPKDPRIKKVLVIGSGPIIIGQAAEFDYSGTQACRALKAEGIETVLLNSNPATIMTDPDVADHVYIEPMTLEVVERILDIEKPDSVLPNLGGQMGLNLSMELARSGYLDRTGIRLLACKPETIDRAEDRELFKETMEKLHQPIIPSEVVETLQDALACADRIGYPVIVRPAFTMGGTGGGICETREKLIEIGTNGLRLSPIHQILVEKCIAGWKEIEYEVMRDHKGNVITVCNMENLDPVGIHTGDSVVVAPSQTLTDHEYQMLRTAALDIITELGIEGGCNCQFALKPDSYDYAVIEVNPRVSRSSALASKATGYPIAKVATKIAIGYTLDEITNDVTGKTCACFEPALDYIVVKYPKWPFDKFVYADKSLGTQMMATGEVMSIGNSFEAAMMKAVSSIELGMDTLTHKPFEELTDDEIVAHMHVQDAERVFCVYEALKRGIDHQTIYRITKIDWWFLDKMQHLADLEKGLAKCNGVLTEEQYKTAKKYGFQDKTIKRLAQVDTLPVENYRAGFKMVDTCAAEFSANTPYFYSTYDGDNEAAEFIAEKEAEASAKGEPRKKKVLVFGSGPIRIGQGIEFDYCSVHCVWTLKKHGCEAILVNNNPETVSTDFDTGDRLYFDPLNPESVDNIIATEKPDACVVQFGGQTAIKLAKHMDEIGLPILGTPADAIDEAEDRERFDELLERCRIPRAPGRTVFNLDEALAAADEIGLPVLMRPSYVLGGQNMIVAYTKADVIEYMGVITEHVDMDHPVLLDKYILGTECEVDAICDGENFLIPGIMEQVERTGVHSGDSICVYPAQHLTQAEIDTMVDYTGRFARELHVNGLVNVQYAVSNGKVYVIEVNPRSSRTVPYISKVTGVPMVDLAVRCCLGEKLADMGYGTGLHPNAPYVAVKVPVFSFEKLHGVDTQFGPEMKSTGEVLGIAPNYHDALLKGLIGAGYTFKTPGPASCCIFTVKDSDKPEFVDIAWKLKSMGYKLYGTSGTCAWLNKHMVPCNEVRNMSGESPNIVDLLQSGLVDYVFSTSAKGRDPKRDSVRLRRKAVELSIPCITAVDTANALVDCLRSDHSLENIPLVDIATLYHRK, from the coding sequence ATGCCGAAGGACCCTAGAATCAAGAAGGTGCTGGTCATTGGCTCCGGCCCCATCATCATTGGTCAGGCTGCGGAGTTCGACTACTCCGGCACGCAGGCCTGCCGCGCCCTGAAGGCAGAGGGCATCGAGACCGTTCTGCTGAACTCCAACCCTGCAACCATCATGACCGACCCGGATGTGGCCGACCATGTTTACATCGAGCCCATGACGCTGGAAGTCGTGGAGCGCATTCTGGACATCGAAAAGCCGGACTCCGTGCTGCCGAACCTCGGCGGCCAGATGGGCCTGAACCTGTCCATGGAGCTGGCCCGCTCCGGCTATCTGGACCGCACCGGCATCCGCCTGCTGGCCTGCAAGCCCGAGACCATCGACCGGGCCGAGGACCGCGAACTGTTCAAGGAGACCATGGAAAAGCTGCACCAGCCCATCATCCCCTCTGAGGTGGTGGAAACGCTGCAGGACGCTCTGGCCTGCGCAGACCGCATTGGCTACCCGGTCATCGTGCGCCCGGCCTTTACTATGGGCGGCACCGGCGGCGGCATCTGCGAGACCCGCGAAAAGCTCATCGAGATCGGCACCAACGGCCTGCGCCTTTCCCCCATCCATCAGATTCTTGTGGAAAAGTGCATCGCCGGCTGGAAAGAGATCGAGTATGAGGTCATGCGCGACCACAAGGGTAACGTGATCACCGTGTGTAACATGGAAAACCTGGACCCTGTGGGCATCCACACCGGCGACTCGGTGGTCGTGGCTCCCTCCCAAACCCTGACTGACCACGAATACCAGATGCTGCGCACCGCTGCTCTGGATATCATCACCGAGCTGGGCATCGAGGGCGGTTGCAACTGCCAGTTCGCCCTGAAACCGGACAGCTACGATTACGCGGTCATCGAGGTCAACCCCCGTGTGTCTCGCTCTTCCGCACTGGCTTCCAAGGCCACCGGTTATCCCATTGCCAAGGTGGCTACCAAGATCGCCATTGGCTACACGCTGGACGAGATCACCAACGATGTCACCGGCAAGACCTGCGCCTGCTTTGAGCCTGCGCTGGACTACATCGTGGTCAAATACCCGAAGTGGCCCTTTGATAAGTTCGTCTACGCCGACAAGTCTCTGGGCACCCAGATGATGGCCACCGGCGAGGTGATGAGCATTGGCAACAGCTTCGAGGCTGCCATGATGAAGGCAGTCTCCTCCATTGAGCTGGGTATGGACACCCTGACCCACAAGCCCTTTGAGGAGCTGACCGATGACGAGATCGTGGCCCACATGCATGTTCAGGATGCCGAACGCGTGTTCTGCGTGTACGAGGCCCTCAAGCGCGGCATCGACCACCAGACCATCTACCGCATCACCAAGATCGACTGGTGGTTCCTGGACAAGATGCAGCATCTGGCAGATTTGGAAAAGGGTCTTGCCAAGTGCAACGGCGTGCTGACCGAAGAACAGTACAAGACTGCCAAGAAGTACGGCTTCCAGGATAAGACCATCAAGCGTCTGGCACAGGTAGACACCCTGCCTGTGGAGAACTACCGCGCCGGCTTCAAGATGGTGGATACCTGTGCTGCCGAGTTCTCGGCCAACACCCCCTATTTCTACTCCACCTACGACGGCGACAACGAAGCTGCTGAGTTCATTGCCGAGAAGGAAGCCGAAGCATCCGCCAAGGGCGAGCCTAGGAAAAAGAAGGTTCTGGTCTTTGGCTCCGGCCCCATCCGCATCGGTCAGGGCATCGAGTTCGACTACTGCTCGGTGCACTGTGTGTGGACCCTGAAGAAGCACGGCTGCGAAGCCATCCTGGTCAACAACAACCCCGAGACCGTCTCCACCGACTTTGACACCGGCGACCGTCTGTACTTTGACCCGCTGAACCCGGAGAGTGTGGACAACATCATTGCCACCGAGAAGCCGGATGCCTGCGTGGTGCAGTTCGGCGGCCAGACCGCCATCAAGCTGGCAAAGCACATGGACGAGATCGGCCTGCCCATTCTGGGCACCCCGGCAGATGCCATCGATGAAGCCGAGGATCGTGAGCGCTTCGACGAGCTGCTGGAGCGCTGCAGGATCCCCCGCGCACCGGGCCGCACTGTCTTTAATCTGGACGAGGCTCTGGCTGCCGCCGACGAGATCGGCCTGCCGGTGCTGATGCGTCCCTCCTACGTGCTGGGCGGTCAGAACATGATCGTGGCCTACACCAAGGCGGACGTGATCGAGTACATGGGCGTTATCACCGAGCATGTGGACATGGATCACCCTGTGCTGCTGGATAAGTATATTCTGGGCACCGAGTGCGAAGTGGATGCCATCTGTGACGGCGAAAACTTCCTGATCCCCGGCATCATGGAGCAGGTGGAGCGCACCGGTGTGCACTCCGGCGACTCCATCTGCGTCTACCCGGCACAGCACCTGACTCAGGCCGAAATCGACACCATGGTGGATTACACCGGCCGCTTTGCCCGCGAGCTGCATGTCAACGGTCTGGTGAACGTGCAGTACGCAGTTTCCAACGGCAAGGTGTACGTCATTGAGGTGAACCCCCGTTCCTCCCGTACCGTGCCGTATATCTCCAAGGTCACCGGCGTGCCCATGGTGGATCTGGCGGTGCGCTGCTGTCTGGGCGAAAAGCTGGCAGATATGGGCTACGGCACCGGCCTGCACCCCAACGCACCTTATGTGGCCGTCAAGGTGCCTGTGTTCAGCTTTGAAAAGCTGCACGGTGTGGATACCCAGTTCGGCCCCGAGATGAAGTCCACCGGCGAAGTGCTGGGCATTGCCCCCAACTACCACGATGCCCTGCTCAAGGGCCTCATCGGCGCGGGCTACACCTTCAAGACCCCCGGCCCTGCAAGCTGCTGCATCTTCACCGTGAAGGACAGCGACAAGCCGGAGTTCGTGGATATCGCATGGAAGCTCAAGAGCATGGGCTACAAGCTGTACGGTACCTCCGGCACCTGCGCATGGCTCAACAAGCACATGGTGCCCTGCAACGAGGTGCGCAATATGTCCGGCGAGTCGCCCAACATCGTGGACCTGCTGCAGAGCGGTCTGGTGGATTATGTGTTCTCTACCAGCGCTAAGGGCCGTGACCCCAAGCGCGACTCCGTCCGCCTGCGCCGCAAGGCTGTGGAGCTGAGCATCCCCTGCATCACCGCAGTGGATACCGCCAACGCTCTGGTGGACTGCCTGCGCAGTGATCACAGTCTGGAAAATATCCCGCTGGTGGATATTGCCACCCTGTATCACCGCAAATAA
- a CDS encoding MerR family transcriptional regulator, with product MKINEVEAAVGVTKKNIRFYEEEGLITPSREPGNGYRSYSQADVERLRRIKLLRKLDVPLAEIREMLEGQKTLAEGMAQQLERLSTRRKDLDEAIGFCTVLEKASGNLEELDVEQTLARLAAREEQGVTFVNIERTDRKGERIRGACIGAALLWR from the coding sequence ATGAAGATCAACGAAGTGGAAGCCGCTGTGGGCGTGACCAAAAAGAATATCCGCTTTTACGAGGAGGAGGGGCTCATTACCCCCAGCCGCGAGCCGGGCAACGGCTACCGCAGCTACTCGCAGGCGGACGTGGAACGCCTGCGCCGCATCAAGCTGCTGCGCAAGCTGGATGTGCCGCTGGCCGAGATCCGGGAAATGCTGGAAGGGCAGAAGACGCTGGCCGAGGGAATGGCCCAGCAGCTGGAACGTCTGAGCACCCGCCGCAAGGATCTGGATGAAGCCATCGGCTTCTGTACCGTATTGGAAAAGGCTTCCGGAAACCTTGAAGAACTGGATGTGGAGCAGACGCTTGCGCGCCTTGCTGCACGGGAGGAACAGGGAGTGACCTTTGTGAACATTGAACGCACAGACCGAAAAGGCGAGCGCATCCGCGGTGCCTGCATCGGCGCTGCCCTTTTGTGGCGCTGA